In one window of Meleagris gallopavo isolate NT-WF06-2002-E0010 breed Aviagen turkey brand Nicholas breeding stock chromosome 12, Turkey_5.1, whole genome shotgun sequence DNA:
- the UACA gene encoding uveal autoantigen with coiled-coil domains and ankyrin repeats isoform X3, with translation MTCWFSCATKDTLNTDWNKYDDRLMKAAERGDVEKVSSILAKKGVSPTKLDVEGRSAFHVVASKGNLDCLNTILIHGVDITATDAAGRNALHLAAKYGHALCLQKLLQYNCPTENVDLQGRTALHDAAMSDCSSSIQLLCDHGASVNAKDGDGRTPLVLATQMCRPTVCQLLIDRGADVNARDKQNRTALMLGCEYGCKDAVEVLLRNGADVSLVDGLGHDCAYYARIGDNIDILALIKAAVEDSSKARDTLKRGQPEQKMNNMSQKWNRLHAQEEVNVKLYQKDHNAQGLELENQDLKDRMREVQEEQRMLLDRISGLQLQLTEEQMFADDLENEKDELKKILSTKEKQQEESLRTIEALKAKLKYYEVDLVGSGSNFSNRKEDLLKQGQVFAAESQSRSMLRPLELSLPHQSPNSERETLKKELDNMRTCYGAAKEEISKLQRELSHKVSECKALASECERTKEESDGQIKQLEDALKDVQKRMFDSEGKVKQMQTHFLALKDHLTNEAASGNSKLTEELKDQLKEMKTKYEGASAEVGKLRNQIKQNELLVAEFKRDEGRLVEENKRLQKELVKLEMERDKRERSVMELEGQLKETAAKLAHSVASEKFENMKSSLSNEVNEKARKLAEIEGEREKLQAEIWALKRESDSQKAKLAQHVKPEDHEQMRSGFEQKNEELEKRISELSQKNQTLQKELERFQTDNKMLKQQIQVLKTEIKSQNVPLKIHEELKKTSDVTVGDLTKKLFEITKKYNESKAEAEHLLAEKNSLSENMSRLQAVYLSPEQHREEMEALKSNGIELEKQLAELQKKYADEQEKMCRLVSENTAIRESVKDQYVLAATHEEIRTALNNALERSNKELSDLKEKNEERKQEFMRVDKENGALKDKVKLLQKQLQTECVSLKEHDAKVTALNNSVRELRENNAAITAEYKRSQEEILQLHGEIEAQKKELDTIQECIKSKYAPVASFEDREQSFEATVKELKAQLQEQMRKCEVSEEENRKCKEENGKLKKGIMSIQNDLQQNYVLAEKCHEMEKMFASRMEELNKQLREMLQKYTGKKDEKGELKESAKQGVAAQAPVGSQHLSGEQIDVLKNALGHTIEDLKEALRSKKESYDKEKLKVGELQQELLDLKKSSVPLVEYTKMKEMLEQEILAAKSSLKEKEGESQVKSEEILKLQAEIQCSRQALTELESKEVIDLSEYNSMKSALEAQINTIAENLSSVNKKYEEACEEALQAKRSERSLKDEKELLQLRSCSIEQEIKDQKERCDKSLTTIIDLQKRIQESAKQVEAKDNKLTYTSGIPAKRQNQQVEVLQNQVKALQQQLADAKRQHQEVVSVYRTHLLSAVQGHMDEDVQAALLQIIQMRQGLVC, from the exons CTGAATACAGACTGGAACAAGTATGATGACAGGTTAATGAAAGCAGCTGAGAGGGGCGATGTGGAGAAGGTTTCATCAATCCTTGCCAAAAAAGGAGTCAGTCCCACTAAGCTGGATGTGGAAGGGAGGTCTGC ATTCCATGTTGTGGCATCAAAGGGAAATCTGGACTGCTTGAACACCATCCTTATTCATGGAGTTGATATCACAGCCACTGATGCTGCAG GTAGAAACGCACTGCACCTAGCTGCGAAGTATGGACATGCTTTATGTCTGCAGAAGCTGTTGCAG TACAATTGTCCAACAGAGAATGTGGATCTTCAAGGAAGAACAGCTCTTCATGATGCAG CTATGTCAGACTGTTCCTCTAGCATACAACTCCTGTGTGACCATGGGGCTTCAGTGAATGCAAAGGATGGA gaTGGGAGGACACCActggtgctggccactcagaTGTGTCGCCCCACGGTTTGCCAGCTTCTTATAGACAGAGGAGCAGACGTCAATGCCAGGGACAAACAGAACAG GACTGCCCTAATGTTAGGCTGTGAATATGGCTGCAAGGACGCGGTAGAAGTTTTGCTCAGAAATGGCGCGGATGTTAGTTTGGTTGATGGCCTTGGTCATGACTGTGCTTACTATGCCAGAATTGGTGACAATATTGACATTTTGGCTTTAATAAAAGCTGCCGTTGAGGATTCCAGCAAAG CAAGAGATACCTTGAAGAGAGGGCAACCTGAACAGAAG ATGAACAATATGTCACAAAAGTGGAATCGGCTGCATGCACAGGAAGAGGTGAATGTCAAGCTGTATCAGAAGGACCATAATGCTCAG ggattGGAGTTAGAAAATCAAGACTTGAAGGATCGAATGAGAGAAGTGCAAGAGGAGCAAAGGATGTTGCTGGATAGAATCAGTGGGCTTCAGCTCCAGTTAACTGAG GAACAAATGTTTGCAGATGATCTTGAAAATGAG aaagatgAGTTGAAGAAAATCCTGAGTACgaaggaaaaacagcaggaagaaagcTTAAGGACTATTGAAGCTCTGAAAGCTAAACTCAAATATTATGAA GTTGATTTAGTGGGATCTGGAAGTAACTTCAGTAACA GGAAAGAAGATTTACTTAAACAAGGTCAAGTATTTGCTGCGGAATCACag TCTAGGTCTATGCTGAGACCCCTGGAGCTGTCCCTGCCTCACCAATCACCCAATTCAGAGAGAGAAACTTTAAAGAAAGAACTTGACAACATGAGGACTTGCTATGgtgcagcaaaagaagaaataagcaaaTTGCAGAGAGAACTGTCTCACAAGGTATCTGAATGCAAAGCTTTGGCATCAGAGTGTGAAAGAACCAAGGAAGAATCTGATGGACAGATAAAACAATTGGAAGATGCTTTAAAAGATGTGCAGAAGAGGATGTTTGACTCAGAAGGCAAAGTTAAGCAAATGCAGACCCACTTTCTTGCTCTGAAGGATCACCTGACTAATGAAGCTGCTTCAGGAAACAGTAAGCTAACAGAGGAGCTGAAGGATCAGTTgaaagagatgaaaacaaagtaTGAAGGAGCCTCTGCTGAAGTGGGTAAGCTGAGGAACCAGATTAAGCAGAATGAATTGCTAGTGGCAGAATTTAAGAGAGATGAAGGAAGGCtagtggaagaaaataaaaggttgCAGAAGGAACTTGTTAAGTTGGAGATGGAGCGagataaaagggaaagaagtgtCATGGAGTTAGAAGGGCAGCtcaaagaaacagcagcaaagctaGCACACTCTGTAGCTTCAGAGAAATTTGAAAACATGAAGAGTTCACTGTCAAATgaagtgaatgaaaaagcaagGAAGCTAGCAGAGATTGAGGGAGAGCGTGAAAAACTGCAGGCAGAGATCTGGGCTTTAAAAAGGGAATCTGATAGTCAGAAGGCTAAACTTGCTCAGCACGTAAAGCCAGAAGATCATGAGCAAATGAGGAGTGGCTTTGAGCAAAAAAATGAGGAACTggagaaaagaatttctgaatTGTCGCAAAAGAATCAGACTCTGCAGAAGGAACTTGAAAGATTTCAGACTGATAACAAGATGCTTAAGCAACAAATCCAAgtattaaaaactgaaattaaaagccAGAACGTGCCTTTAAAAATtcatgaagaactgaaaaaaacaagtgaTGTGACTGTTGGTGATCTGACCAAAAAGCTGtttgaaataacaaagaaatataatgaaagcaaagcagaagctgaGCATTTGCTGGCAGAGAAGAACAGCTTAAGTGAGAACATGAGCCGCTTGCAGGCTGTGTACCTGTCTCCAGAGCAacacagagaagaaatggaagCTTTAAAATCTAATGGCATTGAGCTTGAAAAGCAGCTTGCCgagcttcagaaaaaatatgctgatgaacaagagaaaatgtgCAGACTCGTCTCTGAAAACACGGCCATAAGAGAGTCTGTGAAGGATCAGTACGTTTTGGCTGCGACGCATGAAGAGATTAGAACTGCTCTGAATAATGCACTGGAAAGGAGTAACAAGGAGTTGTCagatctgaaggaaaagaacGAGGAGAGAAAGCAGGAGTTTATGAGAGTAGATAAGGAAAACGGGGCTTTGAAAGATAAGGTGAAACTCTTACAGAAGCAATTACAAACCGAATGTGTAAGTTTAAAAGAGCATGATGCTAAAGTGACTGCTTTGAATAACAGCGTGCGAGAGCTTCGGGAAAACAATGCTGCAATTACTGCTGAATATAAGAGGAGTCAAGAGGAGATCTTGCAGTTACACGGAGAAATTGAAGCCCAAAAGAAGGAACTTGACACAATTCAAGAATGCATTAAGTCAAAATATGCCCCAGTTGCCTCCTTTGAAGACAGAGAACAAAGCTTTGAAGCCACGGTGAAAGAATTAAAAGCACAGTTGCAGGAACAGATGCGGAAGTGTGAAGTAAGTGAGGAGGAAAATAGGAAGTGCAAGGAGGAGAATGGAAAGCTCAAAAAAGGCATTATGTCCATCCAGAATGACTTGCAGCAAAACTATGTCCTTGCTGAGAAATGCCATGAAATGGAGAAGATGTTTGCAAGCAGAATGGAGGAGCTGAACAAGCAATTGAGAGAGATGCTGCAGAAATACACAGgcaaaaaagatgagaaaggtGAGCTGAAAGAGAGTGCCAAGCAGGGTGTAGCTGCGCAGGCTCCTGTGGGCAGTCAGCATCTGTCTGGGGAGCAGATTGATGTGCTGAAGAACGCTCTTGGGCACACTATAGAGGATCTAAAGGAAGCTCTCAGAAGTAAGAAGGAAAGTTACGataaagagaaactgaaagtaGGAGAACTGCAGCAGGAATTGTTGGATCTGAAGAAGTCTTCAGTACCTTTGGTAGAATATAcgaaaatgaaagaaatgctaGAACAAGAAATCCTGGCAGCTAAAAGCAGtttaaaagagaaggaaggagaaagccAAGTTAAAAGTGAGGAAATCTTGAAGTTGCAAGCCGAGATTCAGTGTAGTCGACAAGCTCTAACAGAGCTGGAGAGCAAAGAAGTGATTGACTTATCAGAATACAACTCCATGAAAAGTGCTCTGGAGGCCCAGATTAATACCATAGCTGAAAATTTGTCCAGTGTAAATAAAAAGTATGAGGAAGCATGCGAGGAGGCTTTGCAAGCCAAGAGGAGCGAGCGctctttaaaagatgaaaaggagTTGCTCCAGTTACGGAGCTGCAGCATTGAGCAGGAAATTAAGGACCAGAAAGAAAGGTGTGATAAATCACTGACGACAATTATTGACTTGCAGAAGAGAATACAGGAGTCTGCAAAGCAGGTGGAAGCCAAGGATAACAAG CTTACGTACACCAGTGGGATTCCTGCAAAGAGGCAGAACCAGCAGGTAGAAGTGCTGCAGAACCAAGTAAAAGCGCTGCAACAACAGCTAGCT GATGCTAAAAGGCAGCATCAAGAGGTAGTCTCAGTTTATCGGACACATCTTCTTAGTGCTGTACAG
- the UACA gene encoding uveal autoantigen with coiled-coil domains and ankyrin repeats isoform X2 yields the protein MTCWFSCATKDTLNTDWNKYDDRLMKAAERGDVEKVSSILAKKGVSPTKLDVEGRSAFHVVASKGNLDCLNTILIHGVDITATDAAGRNALHLAAKYGHALCLQKLLQYNCPTENVDLQGRTALHDAAMSDCSSSIQLLCDHGASVNAKDGDGRTPLVLATQMCRPTVCQLLIDRGADVNARDKQNRTALMLGCEYGCKDAVEVLLRNGADVSLVDGLGHDCAYYARIGDNIDILALIKAAVEDSSKARDTLKRGQPEQKMNNMSQKWNRLHAQEEVNVKLYQKDHNAQGLELENQDLKDRMREVQEEQRMLLDRISGLQLQLTEEQMFADDLENEKDELKKILSTKEKQQEESLRTIEALKAKLKYYEVDLVGSGSNFSNRKEDLLKQGQVFAAESQSRSMLRPLELSLPHQSPNSERETLKKELDNMRTCYGAAKEEISKLQRELSHKVSECKALASECERTKEESDGQIKQLEDALKDVQKRMFDSEGKVKQMQTHFLALKDHLTNEAASGNSKLTEELKDQLKEMKTKYEGASAEVGKLRNQIKQNELLVAEFKRDEGRLVEENKRLQKELVKLEMERDKRERSVMELEGQLKETAAKLAHSVASEKFENMKSSLSNEVNEKARKLAEIEGEREKLQAEIWALKRESDSQKAKLAQHVKPEDHEQMRSGFEQKNEELEKRISELSQKNQTLQKELERFQTDNKMLKQQIQVLKTEIKSQNVPLKIHEELKKTSDVTVGDLTKKLFEITKKYNESKAEAEHLLAEKNSLSENMSRLQAVYLSPEQHREEMEALKSNGIELEKQLAELQKKYADEQEKMCRLVSENTAIRESVKDQYVLAATHEEIRTALNNALERSNKELSDLKEKNEERKQEFMRVDKENGALKDKVKLLQKQLQTECVSLKEHDAKVTALNNSVRELRENNAAITAEYKRSQEEILQLHGEIEAQKKELDTIQECIKSKYAPVASFEDREQSFEATVKELKAQLQEQMRKCEVSEEENRKCKEENGKLKKGIMSIQNDLQQNYVLAEKCHEMEKMFASRMEELNKQLREMLQKYTGKKDEKGELKESAKQGVAAQAPVGSQHLSGEQIDVLKNALGHTIEDLKEALRSKKESYDKEKLKVGELQQELLDLKKSSVPLVEYTKMKEMLEQEILAAKSSLKEKEGESQVKSEEILKLQAEIQCSRQALTELESKEVIDLSEYNSMKSALEAQINTIAENLSSVNKKYEEACEEALQAKRSERSLKDEKELLQLRSCSIEQEIKDQKERCDKSLTTIIDLQKRIQESAKQVEAKDNKITELLNDVERLKQALNGLSQLTYTSGIPAKRQNQQVEVLQNQVKALQQQLADAKRQHQEVVSVYRTHLLSAVQELHCRNKRGNRRN from the exons CTGAATACAGACTGGAACAAGTATGATGACAGGTTAATGAAAGCAGCTGAGAGGGGCGATGTGGAGAAGGTTTCATCAATCCTTGCCAAAAAAGGAGTCAGTCCCACTAAGCTGGATGTGGAAGGGAGGTCTGC ATTCCATGTTGTGGCATCAAAGGGAAATCTGGACTGCTTGAACACCATCCTTATTCATGGAGTTGATATCACAGCCACTGATGCTGCAG GTAGAAACGCACTGCACCTAGCTGCGAAGTATGGACATGCTTTATGTCTGCAGAAGCTGTTGCAG TACAATTGTCCAACAGAGAATGTGGATCTTCAAGGAAGAACAGCTCTTCATGATGCAG CTATGTCAGACTGTTCCTCTAGCATACAACTCCTGTGTGACCATGGGGCTTCAGTGAATGCAAAGGATGGA gaTGGGAGGACACCActggtgctggccactcagaTGTGTCGCCCCACGGTTTGCCAGCTTCTTATAGACAGAGGAGCAGACGTCAATGCCAGGGACAAACAGAACAG GACTGCCCTAATGTTAGGCTGTGAATATGGCTGCAAGGACGCGGTAGAAGTTTTGCTCAGAAATGGCGCGGATGTTAGTTTGGTTGATGGCCTTGGTCATGACTGTGCTTACTATGCCAGAATTGGTGACAATATTGACATTTTGGCTTTAATAAAAGCTGCCGTTGAGGATTCCAGCAAAG CAAGAGATACCTTGAAGAGAGGGCAACCTGAACAGAAG ATGAACAATATGTCACAAAAGTGGAATCGGCTGCATGCACAGGAAGAGGTGAATGTCAAGCTGTATCAGAAGGACCATAATGCTCAG ggattGGAGTTAGAAAATCAAGACTTGAAGGATCGAATGAGAGAAGTGCAAGAGGAGCAAAGGATGTTGCTGGATAGAATCAGTGGGCTTCAGCTCCAGTTAACTGAG GAACAAATGTTTGCAGATGATCTTGAAAATGAG aaagatgAGTTGAAGAAAATCCTGAGTACgaaggaaaaacagcaggaagaaagcTTAAGGACTATTGAAGCTCTGAAAGCTAAACTCAAATATTATGAA GTTGATTTAGTGGGATCTGGAAGTAACTTCAGTAACA GGAAAGAAGATTTACTTAAACAAGGTCAAGTATTTGCTGCGGAATCACag TCTAGGTCTATGCTGAGACCCCTGGAGCTGTCCCTGCCTCACCAATCACCCAATTCAGAGAGAGAAACTTTAAAGAAAGAACTTGACAACATGAGGACTTGCTATGgtgcagcaaaagaagaaataagcaaaTTGCAGAGAGAACTGTCTCACAAGGTATCTGAATGCAAAGCTTTGGCATCAGAGTGTGAAAGAACCAAGGAAGAATCTGATGGACAGATAAAACAATTGGAAGATGCTTTAAAAGATGTGCAGAAGAGGATGTTTGACTCAGAAGGCAAAGTTAAGCAAATGCAGACCCACTTTCTTGCTCTGAAGGATCACCTGACTAATGAAGCTGCTTCAGGAAACAGTAAGCTAACAGAGGAGCTGAAGGATCAGTTgaaagagatgaaaacaaagtaTGAAGGAGCCTCTGCTGAAGTGGGTAAGCTGAGGAACCAGATTAAGCAGAATGAATTGCTAGTGGCAGAATTTAAGAGAGATGAAGGAAGGCtagtggaagaaaataaaaggttgCAGAAGGAACTTGTTAAGTTGGAGATGGAGCGagataaaagggaaagaagtgtCATGGAGTTAGAAGGGCAGCtcaaagaaacagcagcaaagctaGCACACTCTGTAGCTTCAGAGAAATTTGAAAACATGAAGAGTTCACTGTCAAATgaagtgaatgaaaaagcaagGAAGCTAGCAGAGATTGAGGGAGAGCGTGAAAAACTGCAGGCAGAGATCTGGGCTTTAAAAAGGGAATCTGATAGTCAGAAGGCTAAACTTGCTCAGCACGTAAAGCCAGAAGATCATGAGCAAATGAGGAGTGGCTTTGAGCAAAAAAATGAGGAACTggagaaaagaatttctgaatTGTCGCAAAAGAATCAGACTCTGCAGAAGGAACTTGAAAGATTTCAGACTGATAACAAGATGCTTAAGCAACAAATCCAAgtattaaaaactgaaattaaaagccAGAACGTGCCTTTAAAAATtcatgaagaactgaaaaaaacaagtgaTGTGACTGTTGGTGATCTGACCAAAAAGCTGtttgaaataacaaagaaatataatgaaagcaaagcagaagctgaGCATTTGCTGGCAGAGAAGAACAGCTTAAGTGAGAACATGAGCCGCTTGCAGGCTGTGTACCTGTCTCCAGAGCAacacagagaagaaatggaagCTTTAAAATCTAATGGCATTGAGCTTGAAAAGCAGCTTGCCgagcttcagaaaaaatatgctgatgaacaagagaaaatgtgCAGACTCGTCTCTGAAAACACGGCCATAAGAGAGTCTGTGAAGGATCAGTACGTTTTGGCTGCGACGCATGAAGAGATTAGAACTGCTCTGAATAATGCACTGGAAAGGAGTAACAAGGAGTTGTCagatctgaaggaaaagaacGAGGAGAGAAAGCAGGAGTTTATGAGAGTAGATAAGGAAAACGGGGCTTTGAAAGATAAGGTGAAACTCTTACAGAAGCAATTACAAACCGAATGTGTAAGTTTAAAAGAGCATGATGCTAAAGTGACTGCTTTGAATAACAGCGTGCGAGAGCTTCGGGAAAACAATGCTGCAATTACTGCTGAATATAAGAGGAGTCAAGAGGAGATCTTGCAGTTACACGGAGAAATTGAAGCCCAAAAGAAGGAACTTGACACAATTCAAGAATGCATTAAGTCAAAATATGCCCCAGTTGCCTCCTTTGAAGACAGAGAACAAAGCTTTGAAGCCACGGTGAAAGAATTAAAAGCACAGTTGCAGGAACAGATGCGGAAGTGTGAAGTAAGTGAGGAGGAAAATAGGAAGTGCAAGGAGGAGAATGGAAAGCTCAAAAAAGGCATTATGTCCATCCAGAATGACTTGCAGCAAAACTATGTCCTTGCTGAGAAATGCCATGAAATGGAGAAGATGTTTGCAAGCAGAATGGAGGAGCTGAACAAGCAATTGAGAGAGATGCTGCAGAAATACACAGgcaaaaaagatgagaaaggtGAGCTGAAAGAGAGTGCCAAGCAGGGTGTAGCTGCGCAGGCTCCTGTGGGCAGTCAGCATCTGTCTGGGGAGCAGATTGATGTGCTGAAGAACGCTCTTGGGCACACTATAGAGGATCTAAAGGAAGCTCTCAGAAGTAAGAAGGAAAGTTACGataaagagaaactgaaagtaGGAGAACTGCAGCAGGAATTGTTGGATCTGAAGAAGTCTTCAGTACCTTTGGTAGAATATAcgaaaatgaaagaaatgctaGAACAAGAAATCCTGGCAGCTAAAAGCAGtttaaaagagaaggaaggagaaagccAAGTTAAAAGTGAGGAAATCTTGAAGTTGCAAGCCGAGATTCAGTGTAGTCGACAAGCTCTAACAGAGCTGGAGAGCAAAGAAGTGATTGACTTATCAGAATACAACTCCATGAAAAGTGCTCTGGAGGCCCAGATTAATACCATAGCTGAAAATTTGTCCAGTGTAAATAAAAAGTATGAGGAAGCATGCGAGGAGGCTTTGCAAGCCAAGAGGAGCGAGCGctctttaaaagatgaaaaggagTTGCTCCAGTTACGGAGCTGCAGCATTGAGCAGGAAATTAAGGACCAGAAAGAAAGGTGTGATAAATCACTGACGACAATTATTGACTTGCAGAAGAGAATACAGGAGTCTGCAAAGCAGGTGGAAGCCAAGGATAACAAG ATAACAGAGCTGCTTAATGATGTGGAACGATTAAAACAAGCTCTTAATGGCTTGTCTCAGCTTACGTACACCAGTGGGATTCCTGCAAAGAGGCAGAACCAGCAGGTAGAAGTGCTGCAGAACCAAGTAAAAGCGCTGCAACAACAGCTAGCT GATGCTAAAAGGCAGCATCAAGAGGTAGTCTCAGTTTATCGGACACATCTTCTTAGTGCTGTACAG